CGTtctctttcagtcggtcactctcgacgtcacataggatgaccgacgaattgggatcccTAACAAAGGGCCACAGCGACCCCCATTTCAGTGTCCTTTGAAGGCCACCTGCTCCCCTATTTTCTGGTGCAGCCCAGGGCTCGGCACAAGAAGACCAGCTACCGCTACTATGGCACTACCTATTAAGACTGGATGATACTGGGAAAACATACCCCCTCTACTTGGAACAGGGAAGCTGTGGAAGTCACAGTCTCCTGAATGTGATTTTGGAAGCAATTACACACATATGAACAACCGTTAGGTGCATATGGAAGATTGGAGGTGTTTGTGACACTCTTAGAATTGGCAGATGTCTGCTGGGGAAACACGGACTCTGAGGCTATACAATGGGCTTTACACACATGGGAACCACTTAGATCTCTACATATGGAATCCAGCCCTCTACTGATTCTCGTGGATTCATCAAGTGAGGCCATGGTGCTGGACGCTCCACCACATCTGGCTGCCGAGGGGATAGTGGAGCTCAACAGGCTCtataaatatctgtcagcgaggcaccacaggccagcgcccaggaggatgcaacacttctagttgagtgagcttgcaacctgaacaggcagggcacaccctgtgcctgataagccagggtgatggcatccactatccagtgggccatcctctgcttggaGAAGGTACTGCCCTTCTGGCGGCCTCCATGACAGACGAAGAGCTGGTTTGAGGTACTGAAGCTTTTATCCGTTCTCACCACAggctcaccacctgatccctggagggagtagtgggaaccttgggcacatagctGGGCCAGGGCCTCAGGGTTAATTGGGAATAAGCCACCCGAACTTTAGGCACGAGTCGTTGgtcgaaaatgcatgcaggtcccctaccctcttgatggaggccagtgcaagcaggagcagagtctTCATTGACAGAAACTTCAGTTTAACTGTCTGCAAAGGTTCAAATAGGCCCTGCTGTAGTGCTGTgagcactagagtcaggtcccaagagggtatagagggggGCCGTGGAGGATTTAGCCTCCTTGACCCCTAAGTAACATGATGATCAGGTCATGCTTCCCCAATGTCTTCCTCCCCAGAAAAGTCTGGTCACCCGCCGATGCAGCTATcagtgatcagcagcagctggatgcagtgatcacatgccaatgtgcactggctcatttagtttacactcaaagtagattggtctaagcaatatcccaattcgtcggtcatccgtCCTGTGAacggaaagctgaattttcagctgtcttcagtgtcacatgatccttcagaaattattctaaaatgtatatGCATGAATTATTCAATATCATTacttttatcaatgttgaaaatagttgtgccaTCTTTTGTGGAAAGCTTGATACTTTCAAAAAGTAGAACAGCATAttagtgaaacattataaatgtctttataaaattaatttaatgtatcctagattaataaatatacaaaataaaaatgtatatattactgACAAAGACCAAAtgttgcaacatttcttttttacgacacatttaatcaaatgaaatcagcAAACACTGACAAACCTGTATCTGGTAATATTGGTAACAAAAAAAAGGATGCACCTTGTGTTGTGATTCGCTGCCTCCTGCCTGAGGCTCTGCTGACCAATCTCGTCTTCCAGAGTAGTGAATTCTTTATTATTGTCTATTAGCAGATTCTACACACATGCaaatacaaacaaaaccaaaaaagtgAGTAAGGCATTGCTGAAACACCCAGCAATGTGGCAAATGTGATATTGCACTGTTaactttaaagaaaatattttctataagtAACTTAAAATAGCACAAAAGAGGGAGCAAACATAAACCAACAGCCGACTGGAATTTCAAACATAGTTCCTACAGCTTCCCAATAgtatttaaacagattttttaatTTACCTTGACACCTATTGTATCTCCATCTTTCAGGTAGAAGGGAGCAGCTTGGAGACTCTCAgctttcctcttcttcttttttttggagACCTGCTGAGTCTGGGATTATTCAGAAGTGATTATTCAAGTATACTCAACTCAACTGTATTCCCATTTTCACTCTCTTTACTCACCCAATTGGAAATGGGCATCCAGGTGTGTTTGTCAGGCAGGTGTTTAGCCAGGAGCAGGTTGTCAGGAGTGAGACCGTACCGGGATGCCAGAGCAGCGTATAGGCCCCTGGGGGTACCGTCCCGCCCTGCATCCCACAAAAACTCCTCAGAAGGATAATACGCCTTCTCTCCTGGCACCCCCATCTGAACCCTCAGCAATAAATCCTTCAGGCTGCACAGATAAAGAGAAAAGAATGATTGGTGTTTTTTTCGAACTGCAAAACAGTTTCGGTCAATCGCCTCATTATCTGTATTGCAGTCAGAGAGACTCACCCCAGGTTCTCCTCGTTCATCAGCCTCTGAACACACACCTCCACCCCATTCCCCAGCTTCAGCTTCCTACAGCAAAAGAAGTTCGACTTCAACCCAATATACAATGAAATGTTTCACATGCTTTTATCACCATCACAGCACCATTCATGAGCATTGAGGAAATCCAGAGCTATCAACCTGAGTGTCTGCTGGTTTCCTCTGAGTATCCTGGACAGTTTCTTGCCCTCTAGCAGCCATACACGCAGAAATGCAGGACTGGGCACACAAACATCCTGAAGTGCCGGCAGAGTCATCATCTACAAGAACACAAATGAGGCTTTTCTCAAGAGATGGTGGGTGCAGTGGTTATACTGATCTGATACAGCAGTAACAGATCAGTAAGCATaccatactgttcaaaagttttgggttggGTTTTGAAAGATGGTCACCAAGGTCATTTGTTTGAGCAAAAATctgaagctgaatttttagcatcattactacagtcttcagtcacatgatccttctgaaatgattaaaatatgcCGATTTGTTgctttattaatgttgaaaacagttccaaatttcaaaagaaacagcatttttaGATAGAATtccttaaaagtatttttttttccaatatataaataaatcccgCTGACCTCAAAACTTTGAATGGAAGTGTACAGTACTTCTTTTGTCACTAGTTTCTTTACCTTTTCTTTCAATTGTTTAATCATTAAATGAGTAATGGGTGATAAGTGTACTcataaaggtgaagtgtgtataATTTTTTGTGTTCAAATATTTTCTCTTATTCCAGTTTAATGTGTAGAGTGATGTCGATTAATTTTGatgaatcacatccaaaataaaagtttttgtttacataatatttgcatacatttaaatgtatatatttatataatttctattatataaaaatatatttaatatataaacaaatatttcgaatatatatacacatgcataaatatacacagtacacacatatactatgtaaacaaaaacttattttggatgtggtTAATCGCAATTAATTATTTGACAGCGCTAAATATGCAATTTGTACGCTGCCTTTCTGAGTAAACTAAGGGTCTGTTAGTGCTGAACCCTGCTCTGCACCAAACAAGCAGACCGAGACCGCTAAAAAGATGACTCTCGGTCCACTTCCAAATGAACTGTGGTGCGGTTCTGATGATATATGAATGCAACAAGGACCAAATATTTCTAAACGAACCAAAAACAGGAAGTAATTACAAGATGCAACATTATGAGACATGATTTGACGACACGGTGTAACCAAAATTTAATTATCTGAAGGCAAACGTGGAGCAACAATGAGGTAAAGTGCTTTTTATGAGCTCCTTGTGAGTTTGCAGGTGGTGAACATAAAATTATATCATGCACACGCAAGAATGAACGTGTGTGTTTGACAAAGTGGCGCTTTCCATTCGGTTATTGGGTGCTTTGATATCATACACCCACAGCGCTGCTTTAAGTCTAACACACCTTTTGTTTAGGGTGTTCGGTGAGTTCCATCACGATATATAAATCATTCAAGCTAATCAATCAGGTTGTGAAAGTATCACTATAACTAGCATAAAAATGCTAATGTGAATGCGAAGCGGACCAGGaccaaatgtattattttcctttttggtCCAGACCAAATGAACAAAACGAACTGAACTACAAGTGTGAACACACCCTAAAAGTATAGGGAAATGAaccaaatagaaaacatttggccgCTTTTCTTGACACATATTGATATTAGAATAAacgtttatttttacaaaaataaaatagaatacaaaacgTGTATATGTAGAAACTGTCCAACAGATTTAGCTATTTTTGCCCCAAAAAAAATAGAGATACATTTGAATCCAGGATTAATCTGACCAATTATCAAAGAAATTAAACtcagtaaataaacacaatatagATAGATTTAAATAAAAGACTGTTCCTGTGCAAACACTGTAACCTTTGTACACTTTGATGCCGTTGTTTGTATATTTTGTGTCATCTAGTGTTACAGTATAAACATACACAGTGGTCATTATCAAAACCAAATTATCACACAAAATCAGGACCTGTGACAGGTATTTGTATATATTCTGTTTGGAAGGGCTGGTAGGATTATGTGGGGAAGGTGTTGGGAAACATTACTGCAATTACACATTTCATCTTTAAGTCATGATTATCTTTTGAATCATTAATGCTGCGATGAGTGATTGCCAACCTGAGTCTTGAGATCATCAAGGGAAGCCTCCTCTGATATCTCCACATGACCAATGAATCTCATCTCTGATCCAGACCCCTCTGAAACACACATAGAAACAAGCACAAACCAGAGATATCACCCAAGCAGTCATCATCAGGTAGAAACAACATGAATCTCACTTGGATTTTAGAAAATGTTCTAGAAGTCGAACCTGTGGTGAGTCCCTCGATGCTCAGGGACTCTGCTGTGTGGTTCAGCTCTGGAACACTGGAGCTGTCAATCGCGTCTATGTACAGCTTCACAGACAGTTTGAGGTAACCCTGAAATTAAGATTAGATGATAGAAAGCTGTATGAAAAGTTTTATTTCCTTCCTACGTAAGAAATCATCCAAAACTGAAAACGCACCTTTGGAGGCAGACGCCCCTCCACCAGCACCAGTGTGTCCCCATGCATGACCTTTGCTTCTTTCAGAGATGCATGCTGGGAGATGAGAGCAAACAGGAGTCAAATATTTGAAATCAAAGCAAACTGAGAAAGAGATTAGTGGATTGGTATGAATTTATagagattattatttaaaatacctCATCCATAAGTGGCTCTCCAATTTCCTCACACCAGTCCACTCTTCTTAAGTGCCATGACTCACCTAGAATGAGAAACAGGTTTCATTAACAAAGCTGAGAAAGCTAGACAAGTTAAATGTGCTGTTATAAACCAAACATTTGACCGATTTTACCGTCAAGTTTGGCCATCTGCAACATTTCCTTAAGGCACTGGAAAAAGGGGAACCAgaatttttaaacactttttttaagaacagcttaaATTTAATACAAAATCCAGAGGTTACCTCTTTGACTGTTAGAGACTCCTCTACAATAATCTCTAGCTCCTGACCAACTGAGGGCGCTAGACCAACACTGAAGTACAAGAACAACTGCATAGAAAAAATATATCTTCTTATTACAGAAAAGTTGTGATATGCATTCTGCATTACATTCACACATGCGCAAATTGTATGGACGGACGCACCTGTGTTTCTGTTGGCACTGGTCCAGGACACAAGTAGAGTGAAGTCATCAACCTGATCCCTGCATCCCGAACACTCAAATGCTCATGCACTAGAACACACAGAAAGCCGTTTAGCATGTAAACCTTTAGAGGGATCACATTAGCAAGGGTGCATATGACTGTTTTGAGAAGGTACCTGGTGGTAAAAGCTTTCCAGTTCTATCCATTTGCCTCAGACAACATTCAACAcctaaacagaataaaaaagaaaatatgagatTGATCTGAACACAAGGAAGACAAAAGCTCTTCCCTGATGCACATGCACTCATTTATGCTCCTCAGTTTTAAAAATATCATGAAACTGAAAAGCTTTTTTTCTAGGCAATGCTGAAACAGAGAAAGTCTATGAGAAGTACTATTGAGCATTTCCTTGTTAATGAGCATTATTGTCTATTACTAGATATTATTGAGTATTATTATGTAGTGTTATTACCACTGAGCTCATCCTGTAAGCGAAGTTCCTCAAGAGCTTTTTCCTTCACCTCCGCCAGCAGCTGCAAGAGTCACAGCAAATCAAGACACCTGTACTACAATCTGAAACTGTGTACAACACCGTACTACTGTCAACTAAAATAAAGTACTAAACggacaaaactgaaataaaataaatataagatgTACTAAAATTACTATAAGTGAAGCTGATAAACCAAGACTAAATATAAaagcaaaaactaataaaaatgacaaattattaaacCTGAAACTATTAAAATGAATTCTTTCAAaaggattattatattataattaccgtattttccgtactataagtcgcactttttttcatagtttggctggtcctgcgacttatagtcaggtgcgacttatttatcaaaattaatttgacaagaaccaagagacatgaaccaagagaaaacattaccatctccagccgcgagagggcgctctatgctgctcagtgctcctgtagtatacactgaaaacagagagcgccctctcgtggctgtagatggtaatgttttctcttggttctaaataaatgcgatttatagtccagtgcaacttatatatgtttttttcctcatcatgacgtatttttggactgatgcgacttatactcaggtgcgacttatagtccgaataATACGGTACTACAAAATTACTAATGATTATAATAGAATGTAAATAATTCAAAAACAacagtgtgtgtctgtttgtacaTGCATGCTTTAATTCTTACCATGTTCCCTGAGGCTGAGACTTTACTCCTTTTCTTcccctgctcctcctcctcctcctcttcctccttcgtTGCACTCTGTGGGCAAAACTCCACCTGCAGCCAGCGGCAGTCTGAGGGCGTTGTCACAGTAACCATGTCACCGCTGAGGCTGAAGATACTGTGGAAAATCATGGTTTTTCCTTATTATATCAATGTATACAGTACGTATTTTATTCTCCAGTATCGGTGTTGTTACTTTTAAAAGTCATCACAGTATTGCATTAATATCTCATCACAATATCAAGACAATGTGATAACTTTTATGAATGTAATTACATAAGACAAGTTAAGCCATTTTTAAACAGACACTGATGTCAAAATATGTAAATTGtattgagaataataataataataataaaaccacaatagaatttttttgttgttgttgttctttattttattactgactgtttacaTTCAGTTAAATGATTATTTCAATGAAAATTATTGTTCAGTTTCGTTAATTTtccaaacattttaatttttgttcatttttgggtgaactaaacctttaaacttaaaaaaaagaaaaaactctcGTGTATGCACATACAACAATAAGTGGAAGCTAGAGATTagggtttataaagttttaaatacgGATATTTATCTTATAGAAATGCATcaattcactacagaaggcccTTATTAACCCCCCGGAGCCACATGGATCACTATGATGGATGGACacacttttttgggcttcaaaatctttaccctcattcactgccattataaagcttggaagagccaggacattttggCACTGGAAAGAATAAAGTCACATGGCTTGAGGCTGATTATATCATTGGGTAGTattcatttttttggtgaactatcccttcaaatagataaaagaagtgtgtttaatAGAAACTTTTGCCGTGTTAAATAATGGTATCGAGTCATGAAACTGCTGCTTTTACCTGCTGTCTATTTCCTCTGGCTGCAGTAGCAGTAGAGCGTCCCCGTCCTTCAGAGACAGCTCTCTCAGTGTCCTCTGCATGTCTTGAGGAGGGAAAACCCTCCACCCACTCGCCCCGCCCCCAGTGGCCCCTGGACGGCTCTGCTCCTGGCACAGTAAGGCCTCTTGAGGTCCTAAAGCCTCGAGCACTGTACTCAGAGTGGCCCCACCAGCAAAGCCCTTCATGGAACGCACCAGACCGGATCCATCAGTGTCTTCGACCCCTGACCCATCCTCACATCCCAGCTCCTCCAAAGAGGGACGCAACACAGTGAGCAAAACAGGCTCCCATTCGAGGCCAGTTTTCACTGCCACACCACTGACCTGAAAGAAAGGGGAGTAAACATATATTCaggtttaactaatttaaattggAATCCACATATATCTTTTTTCCACCAACGATATGCCGATTTCAAAGCTGGCGCCTTATCTAGCTCGTTACATACAAAGAAGCAATGAAAGTATTAAGCCAGAAATACTGACTTCACCGTTATGCTCCGAAAAAAGATGCTAAATCAAACGACTTTGGATGTCTGTATGTTCTCAAAACTAGGAGTAAGATTTATAAACCAAGATCGTGAGGAACTGTGTTTATTTGTGGGCAAGTTACGTAGTATCACAGTCAGTTACATCAGCATCCAACTTATGGCCAGTTACGAGAGAGGTTCACAGATGCTTCAAATGAGCACAAGCAGAGCACCGACTCAAACTCTTTGATAGAAAAGATATATTATAAATTTTATTCAAAGATGAAGTAGGTGCCCACCTCTCTTCCATTCCACACAAAGAGATCAGAGCCATTAGACACACCAGCACTATACAGGGAGATCTGGTCATCTGAAACAACACGAGAGACATAAATAACCATCCAGAATCAATAATTGTACATTACTGCTGAAAAGTTTGGcatcagtaagattttataatgtttttttttttttttttaataaaagtctCTTATGTTTGCCAAGGTATTTTAatctaaatgttttctatttgaatatattttaaaattgaatttattttagttATGGCAAAGTTGACTTTCCATCAGCCATTtctagaacagcatttatttgaagtagatatgatatgatatgataagaTATAATACATGACAATTATATGATGAGATATGATATGAGAGGTGATATGATATATGACAAATGATAACtgatatattatatgatatatgttATGACACAATCTcctttggtcaatttaatgtctctgctgaatacattttaatgtctttgaaataatactaataattaaaaaaaaaaaaaaatctcactgaccccgAACATTTGAGTCAAGGGTGTCTAAGAGGGCTTTACAAAAAGTGCACCAGTATAAATGGTGTGTTTTCACCTGTCAATGTGTCATACAAATGTAACCCAGCTGGCACGTTCTTAGCCAATGTCAATGCCATGTCTCCTTCCCAAAGATCTTGCATCTATGAAACCAAGGTCAAAAGGTCAGAGAAAACGCAACATATTCTGTCAGAACTAAACTAAATCATCACcattaaaactgtttttgctCATGTAGCCAAAAAAGACCATCCACTATCACTGAAAATAAATGCCATTAGGTCGTACTGTTACTGAGAAACTGCAGTATGTGTGAGCACAGCTAAGGAAAGAGGAATAGAAATAGATTAGTGATGTCACCTGGTAGATGGCCAATCGCAGGTCTCCCACAGTCTTTCGGCGGTCAAAGGTGACTGTGATGATGGAGTCTTCATCTGGAGATATGGGGTGCAGGGCTCCATTTTGGTAGTGGTAATGAGGGGCCAGATGCAGCCGCACTTCAACACTGTTGCTGCTGGCATCAAACTCAGCTCTACAAGAGATAGATGGTTTAAACATTGCATGAAACACCCAATGCTGAGCGTGTGAGTGCTTGAGTGTATATAAAGCTACCTTCTCTGCTGAAGTCTTGCATTCATCTCTTGTACCATCTCCACCAGGTGAGGAGGCACTTTGTACGCAGGGTTTCCTATGGCTGTTTAAAAAGATAcataaatattatgaataatcACGTTTCAGTATTTAAATGGATTTGCACCACATGTGCACACAAAGAGTCGAAGCACTAAAAGTTACACAAAGCACATTAGCTTTTGTTTCACATGTGGTAAAAAATGCCTATCGACAGGTGTGACAAAGAGTTAAAGCTGGACCCtgtgcacatacacacaacatACCTTCTGGAGGTCTTTTCATGGTTGTCTTCCTGTAAAAGAGCATGTAGGCACTCTCTTTTCCCTGAAACTGCTTCTCTATGTCCTTCTCTGAAATGGCAGtcacagtggagtcattcaggtcaAACCAATGACATCCATCAGGGCCTTCAGTGTCTCCTGCTGTTTGCAGCTCGGTGTTGTCTGGGCTGTTATTGGCTGAAGCTGAACTGCCTGGCTCTGTTGGACTGGGTTCTGTTGTTGCAGGACCAGCAGCTTTCAGAGCTACACGGGTTCCATTGGAGACCAGCAGAAACACTTCAGGGTGGTTCTGAAGAAACTGAAGAATTACAAAACGGTCAGCACGAATACTTTCCTTCAATTACACTATTCTAGCATTTCAACtataaaagtaaaattatataCTGCAGCACTGCTAATATTATTGATAATATTTTTCAACTataaaagtaaaatgatataCTGCAGCACTGCTaatattattgataatattaGTATCATTTACTTATATACTCtagtaattgtaatattttaaggCACTGTGGATCAATTTTAGGATTTAGGatcagttttaaatgttaaacaaggcttcatttatttaatcaaaaatacagtaatatatgaaaagacagatttaaaaaaaaatcactgctacttttgatcaatttaatgcattcttgctgaataaagtttacaaatatatatatatatatatatttttttttttttataaataacctCCTTGGCCCCAAACTTTAGAACATCTATTACTGTATCTGTGTGATGAAAAGTACACAAATTTAGAAACCCAACCTTGCTGATGGTGCCAtactgttttttatattttttgctccacGGCATGCCTGTTTTATTCATCAGTTTTTGGCCCAGCTGGTCTACAAGAACAGATTTGGACTcctcctgacaaaaaaaaaaaaaaaagtgaaaaatcagCGTATGAATTTTATGCCAGCAAAATGtaagaaataataattacagtTGTCTTGCCTTTCAAAACATAGAATATGCTCATAATTTCAAgtgttaataatatttaaaacatccaCTAGCTGTAGAGATTTATAGTGTAATGGCATACCTGAGCCAGAACATCAGTGAGAACAGAAAGGGGATCCTCGGTGTCAACAGAATTttcactctctttctttttttcaccaACTTTGTCCTCTTGTCTCTGGGTTCTCACCTTCACTTTTACCTCttcctcctgaaaaaaaaaacaaaaaacaaaaaaacttgtcaCTTTTGGATTGGACTGGTTAATATCATACCATACACAGAGactgcaataaaataacaaaagacTGACCGGTGCCTCCCAGTGGCCGAGCTGATCGATGTCTTTGATGTAGACATGATAATGACCTCCATAACAACCTCCTTTATGTATGATGACGGAGAAGAGCTCGTATGAATACTCTGAGTCGGGCCAATTGTTCTGTTGGAAACACAGCATCTGTTAATACCTTGCTTTGAAACTGAGCTGATGTGGTCATTATAGCTCTCCATCTAGAGCTGTGCTTCTAGTTTACTAGTGATGAAAGAGTTCGAAGTCTCTGCTTGAAATAATCTAACAGCTGCTAACAGGATAGTTACTCTGAGCTTGCAGTGCACTTTACAATACATGACCAGATATCATGCACTGTTCAGTGCAGAATCTCCACCAATAACACAGACTTCTCTTACTTGGCTGGAGAGCTtggaaaatgtatgtgtgtgtgactgggCTCTGGTACCTGCTCACAAAATGGTCTGAGGTTGAATATAAGAGGAAAAACGTAGCTCCCGGTCTCTTTGTAGCGCTCACACTTGGCAAAGTCAAAGTTGAACCTCAACAAAGAAATGGTCAGGAATGGTGGAAGTTGTCTCAGTTTAGCAGACTGCAACATAAGACAAAATTAAGGAGGTTTATATTCATCTGAATGTGTATCTAGAATAATTATTTAGTGCCATTCACGTTAATATGGATCATATTACATGTggaatcaaattaaaattttcttGACCTATAAAATTATGTAGAATACATATAAAAACTGCATCatggatttcataaaaatattaagcacaactgttttcatctgtgatcaaacaaaatgtcaaaatccaaatcagcatattggaataaattacatattaaagcatagaaaactgttattttaaattgtatcaataattcacaatgttactgttttacataaaagacaactcaaaaacaggaaaaaaatcttactgaccataaTCTTCTAAACAGTATTATGACTAATTTTGCAAAAATTCTCCATTGTGTAAAGCCTCGAAGGACAAATGAACACTTTTACCTCAGATAAAAAGAGTCTGAGTTCTGCGATGTGACTGACCTTAGCGGCCCGAACCAGCTGCTCACATCTGCTGCAGCGGTACAGGTTATTACCCTCGAACATCTCCTCCTCCACAAACATGTTCCACAGCGCCTCCTCTAGCCCACTCACACCACGCACTGACACAGTCAGGTCCAGAAAGTCCTCCTGAGACAAcagaaataaaagcattcattaaaTCTATTGAaagtaacataataaatgtctttactatcacttttggtcACATTATTGTGTCCTTTgcttataaaattattaatttcttttaaaaaaataaacaaggaaATAAACAAagaccccaaatttttgaacagtgtatcataaataataaatatgctcTGTTTTTGTGCTGGTTATATTTGTCACAGTTGGACTGCTGGAAGCAAAAATAAGTATTGGTAAAAACAAGGGCACATTCTTCTTTCTGACCTGTCTCTCGCTGATGTTGCCACACTCCTTGCAGGTGATCTGGTTGACAAGCGTCCCATGGTACAGCCGGTGTATGAGACTGCTGCCTGAAGTGCCTACTAAAGAGCTCTCCAGAGCACTGAACAGGATCCGGTTCAGCTCCTGCACATCCTGCTGACCCATCTCCTAAAGACGAAATCAAAACATAAGACCAAAGATTTGAACGAGCTGTGTGATCGTCCGACTCGAACTTTAACCAGACACTGTTTGATTTGCGAGCCACTGTCTGGTCTACAAGCACACATTTTGACTTCTCAAACCAGAGTAAAGCACTCATTCCTATTTCATATATGAAGGAGGAAAGGGGAATTTCTCAAAGGTGTAGTTTCAATGAACAGCTGCTGATTTTGCCTTGAGTAAGATCATTCAGTTACATCATAGATGCTATTACCCAGTGACCCATGCGACCCCAGGGGAACCATTTAACCCCAGATTACAAAGGCACTATCTTTGCAATCGCTCACCATTAGATGAAAAGTACCTGCTAAATGGACAGTAAGTATAGATCACAAGTCTTTGTACCTCATTGTTCGTCCAGCCAAAACTGTCGGTCAGGTCTGTCGTGGAGGCGGTTTGTTCATCCACCAGCAGCAGATGAGAAAA
This genomic stretch from Carassius gibelio isolate Cgi1373 ecotype wild population from Czech Republic chromosome B6, carGib1.2-hapl.c, whole genome shotgun sequence harbors:
- the usp40 gene encoding ubiquitin carboxyl-terminal hydrolase 40 isoform X1, with the protein product MFGDLFEEDGDSFSSTSGKGVKGRECEPPPPRGKIKLCGIKNQGGTCYLNSLIQTLLFTPEFREELFCLGPDELGCLADKDKPEAKVCVRVIPLELQRLFSHLLLVDEQTASTTDLTDSFGWTNNEEMGQQDVQELNRILFSALESSLVGTSGSSLIHRLYHGTLVNQITCKECGNISERQEDFLDLTVSVRGVSGLEEALWNMFVEEEMFEGNNLYRCSRCEQLVRAAKSAKLRQLPPFLTISLLRFNFDFAKCERYKETGSYVFPLIFNLRPFCEQNNWPDSEYSYELFSVIIHKGGCYGGHYHVYIKDIDQLGHWEAPEEEVKVKVRTQRQEDKVGEKKKESENSVDTEDPLSVLTDVLAQEESKSVLVDQLGQKLMNKTGMPWSKKYKKQYGTISKFLQNHPEVFLLVSNGTRVALKAAGPATTEPSPTEPGSSASANNSPDNTELQTAGDTEGPDGCHWFDLNDSTVTAISEKDIEKQFQGKESAYMLFYRKTTMKRPPEAIGNPAYKVPPHLVEMVQEMNARLQQRRAEFDASSNSVEVRLHLAPHYHYQNGALHPISPDEDSIITVTFDRRKTVGDLRLAIYQMQDLWEGDMALTLAKNVPAGLHLYDTLTDDQISLYSAGVSNGSDLFVWNGREVSGVAVKTGLEWEPVLLTVLRPSLEELGCEDGSGVEDTDGSGLVRSMKGFAGGATLSTVLEALGPQEALLCQEQSRPGATGGGASGWRVFPPQDMQRTLRELSLKDGDALLLLQPEEIDSSIFSLSGDMVTVTTPSDCRWLQVEFCPQSATKEEEEEEEEQGKKRSKVSASGNMLLAEVKEKALEELRLQDELSGVECCLRQMDRTGKLLPPVHEHLSVRDAGIRLMTSLYLCPGPVPTETQLFLYFSVGLAPSVGQELEIIVEESLTVKECLKEMLQMAKLDGESWHLRRVDWCEEIGEPLMDEHASLKEAKVMHGDTLVLVEGRLPPKGYLKLSVKLYIDAIDSSSVPELNHTAESLSIEGLTTEGSGSEMRFIGHVEISEEASLDDLKTQMMTLPALQDVCVPSPAFLRVWLLEGKKLSRILRGNQQTLRKLKLGNGVEVCVQRLMNEENLGLKDLLLRVQMGVPGEKAYYPSEEFLWDAGRDGTPRGLYAALASRYGLTPDNLLLAKHLPDKHTWMPISNWTQQVSKKKKKRKAESLQAAPFYLKDGDTIGVKNLLIDNNKEFTTLEDEIGQQSLRQEAANHNTRGHLATGDYSKDIGSKKSGPTKNRKPEVALSINVGVFR